The genomic region GGAGAGGCCTAGTGAAAGAAAGACGCAGGGTTGTTGTAACCGGCGTAGGAGCTATTACCCCTGTAGGCATAGGCATAAAAGAGACTTGGGAAGGCCTTATAGCCGGCCGTTCAGGCATAGGGCCAATAACCAAGTTTGACGCTACTGGCTATCCCAGCCGAGTAGCAGGTGAAGTAAAAGGCTTTAAACCTGAAGATTTTATCCCCAAAAAATTGGTTTCCCGTCTTGATACTTTTATTCACTATGCCCTTGCTGCCTCGCAAGAGGCCCTTGAAGACGCGGGGCTTGCCGAAAAAAAGCTAGGGGAACGAGCTGGCGTTATTATTGGTGTGGGCATGGGTGGTATTGACGTAATAGAAGAATACACTCCCATACTGCTCGAAAAAGGCTGGCGGCGCATTACCCCGTTTTTTGTTCCCAAGATGATTCCCAATATGGCCGCTGGCCAGGTAGCCATTTTTCACGGAGCCAAAGGGCCGAATCTCGCCGTGTGCACGGCCTGTGCCGCCGGCACCCACGCCATTGGCGAGGCCATGAGATATATTCGCGAAGGCCGCTGTGATATTGTTATCACCGGTGGGACCGAAGGTCTCATTACTCCCCTTACCATTGCTGGCTTTGCCGTGGCTAAGGCCCTTTCCACCAAATTCAATGATCAGCCTGAAAAGGCCAGCCGACCCTTTGACGCCAAACGGGATGGCTTTGTCATCGGAGAAGGCGCCGGTATTCTCGTGCTTGAAAGCC from Thermodesulfatator indicus DSM 15286 harbors:
- the fabF gene encoding beta-ketoacyl-ACP synthase II — its product is MKERRRVVVTGVGAITPVGIGIKETWEGLIAGRSGIGPITKFDATGYPSRVAGEVKGFKPEDFIPKKLVSRLDTFIHYALAASQEALEDAGLAEKKLGERAGVIIGVGMGGIDVIEEYTPILLEKGWRRITPFFVPKMIPNMAAGQVAIFHGAKGPNLAVCTACAAGTHAIGEAMRYIREGRCDIVITGGTEGLITPLTIAGFAVAKALSTKFNDQPEKASRPFDAKRDGFVIGEGAGILVLESLEHAQARGAKIYAEVCGYGLTADAYHMTAPPPDGEGAARAMAQALEDAGLSYQEVDYINAHGTSTPLNDIAETKAIKQVFKYKAKEIPVSSTKSMTGHLLGGAGGIEAVFTVKTIETGVIPPTINYEEPDPECDLDYVPNKAREAEVKIAMSNSFGFGGTNAVLVFKKFEE